The proteins below come from a single Marinobacter bohaiensis genomic window:
- the miaA gene encoding tRNA (adenosine(37)-N6)-dimethylallyltransferase MiaA: MGPTAAGKTDLALALCQVLPCEIISVDSAMIYRGMDIGTAKPSTEELAQAPHRLIDICDPADTYSAADFRTDALREMDEITARGRIPLLVGGTMMYFKALLHGMSDLPSADPALRRQLEARAESEGWAALHEELRQKDPVAAEAIHPNNRQRVLRALEVVLLTGQPISAAWAADRGTSGDVDYPYLTRWQADDSGALPYNVIQLSIAPGNRSVLHERIRLRFGKMLDMGFADEVRALRRRPDLHPGLPSIRCVGYRQAWAWLDGEVDYDTFVEKGVAATRQLAKRQLTWLRKWPDVAWIDSEASGSLKRALKILESRTTLIK, encoded by the coding sequence ATGGGGCCGACGGCGGCCGGCAAGACCGACCTTGCCCTGGCCCTCTGCCAGGTTCTCCCGTGCGAGATCATCAGTGTCGACTCGGCCATGATCTACCGCGGCATGGATATTGGCACGGCCAAACCCAGCACCGAGGAACTGGCGCAGGCGCCGCATCGCCTGATTGATATCTGCGATCCGGCCGATACCTATTCGGCCGCCGACTTTCGCACCGATGCCCTGCGCGAGATGGATGAGATCACGGCCCGGGGCCGCATTCCACTGCTGGTGGGCGGCACCATGATGTATTTCAAGGCGCTGCTGCACGGGATGTCCGATCTGCCGTCAGCGGACCCGGCGCTGCGGCGTCAACTTGAGGCGCGGGCCGAAAGCGAGGGCTGGGCGGCTCTGCATGAGGAACTTCGTCAGAAAGACCCGGTCGCAGCAGAGGCGATTCATCCGAATAACCGGCAGCGGGTCTTGCGCGCGTTGGAGGTGGTGCTGCTCACCGGGCAACCCATTTCCGCCGCCTGGGCCGCCGACCGTGGTACGTCCGGGGACGTGGATTACCCGTATTTAACGCGTTGGCAGGCAGACGATTCAGGGGCGCTTCCGTATAATGTTATCCAGCTATCGATTGCGCCGGGCAATCGATCGGTGCTGCACGAGCGAATCCGGTTGCGCTTCGGCAAGATGCTGGATATGGGGTTTGCTGATGAGGTGAGAGCGCTCAGGCGCCGGCCGGATCTGCACCCCGGGTTGCCGTCCATTCGCTGTGTCGGTTATCGCCAGGCCTGGGCCTGGCTGGATGGGGAGGTGGATTACGACACCTTTGTCGAAAAAGGCGTCGCCGCCACCCGGCAGTTGGCCAAGCGTCAACTGACCTGGCTGCGCAAATGGCCGGATGTGGCCTGGATCGACAGTGAGGCGTCAGGTTCTTTGAAGCGCGCCTTGAAAATCCTCGAATCCCGCACCACATTGATTAAGTGA
- the hfq gene encoding RNA chaperone Hfq has translation MSKGHSLQDPYLNALRKERIPVSIFLVNGIKLQGQIESFDQFVILLKNTVSQMVYKHAISTVVPARNVRIPQQSAVGEGEGEA, from the coding sequence ATGTCAAAAGGGCATTCTTTACAAGACCCTTACCTCAATGCACTGCGCAAGGAGCGCATTCCGGTTTCCATCTTCCTCGTCAACGGGATCAAGCTTCAGGGCCAGATCGAGTCATTCGATCAGTTCGTGATCCTGCTGAAGAATACGGTAAGCCAGATGGTGTACAAGCATGCCATTTCCACGGTCGTGCCTGCCCGTAATGTTCGTATTCCGCAACAAAGTGCCGTTGGCGAGGGTGAAGGCGAAGCCTGA
- the hflX gene encoding ribosome rescue GTPase HflX — translation MFERPDVGERAVIVHVEFSSHNESEDLGEFTELVRSAGVETVDTVTGSRNQPSPRLFVGEGKLDEIRAAIHGAEADVVLFNHALSPSQERNLERELKCRVLDRTGVILDIFAQRARTHEGKLQVELAQLDHMATRLVRGWTHLERQKGGIGLRGPGETQLETDRRLLRARIKAIHKRLDKVRRQRNQGRRARKRADIPTVSLVGYTNAGKSTLFNHITTASVYAADQLFATLDPTLRRLELPDIGPVVMADTVGFIRHLPHKLVEAFRATLEETTEASLLLHVIDCADERRDENIEQVEDVLLEIGAHEVPVLQVFNKIDLLDDFTPRVDRNEDGVPVRVWVSAMTGAGIEQLFDAVVERLAEDILQFSILLGPRDGKLRALLHEAGSVLSEEYLDNGDAQVEARLESRDWHQLLSRAGVSPDEIRYASVD, via the coding sequence TTGTTTGAGCGTCCTGACGTCGGTGAGCGCGCTGTCATCGTTCACGTCGAATTTTCATCACACAACGAATCCGAGGATCTGGGAGAATTTACCGAACTGGTACGGTCGGCCGGCGTCGAGACGGTCGACACGGTAACCGGCTCCCGCAATCAACCCAGCCCGCGCCTGTTTGTCGGTGAAGGCAAGCTCGACGAGATTCGTGCGGCCATTCACGGCGCCGAGGCGGACGTTGTTCTGTTTAATCATGCCCTCAGCCCCAGCCAGGAGCGTAACCTGGAGCGGGAACTCAAGTGCCGTGTGCTGGACCGCACTGGCGTGATTCTCGATATCTTTGCCCAGCGTGCCCGCACCCATGAAGGCAAGCTGCAGGTGGAGCTGGCGCAACTGGATCACATGGCCACCCGGCTGGTTCGGGGCTGGACTCACCTGGAGCGACAGAAAGGCGGTATCGGCCTGCGCGGTCCGGGTGAAACCCAGCTGGAAACCGACCGTCGACTGCTGCGCGCGCGCATCAAGGCGATCCACAAGCGCCTCGACAAGGTTCGTCGCCAGCGTAACCAGGGGCGTCGTGCGCGCAAACGGGCGGATATTCCAACCGTCTCCCTGGTGGGCTACACCAACGCCGGCAAGTCCACGCTGTTCAACCACATCACCACCGCGTCGGTTTATGCCGCGGACCAGTTGTTCGCCACGCTTGACCCGACCCTGCGTCGCCTTGAACTGCCGGATATCGGGCCGGTGGTCATGGCCGACACGGTGGGTTTCATTCGCCACCTGCCACACAAGCTGGTCGAAGCCTTCCGGGCGACCCTTGAGGAAACCACCGAAGCGTCGTTGCTGCTGCATGTTATTGATTGCGCAGACGAACGTCGGGATGAGAATATCGAGCAAGTGGAAGATGTCCTGCTGGAAATCGGTGCTCATGAGGTCCCGGTGCTCCAGGTCTTCAACAAGATCGATCTGCTGGACGATTTCACGCCGCGTGTCGACCGCAACGAGGATGGCGTACCGGTTCGTGTCTGGGTATCGGCCATGACCGGCGCCGGCATCGAGCAACTGTTCGATGCGGTGGTCGAGCGCCTGGCGGAGGATATCCTGCAGTTCTCGATACTGCTGGGACCGCGGGATGGTAAGCTGCGGGCACTGCTACACGAGGCCGGCAGCGTACTCAGTGAAGAGTACCTGGACAACGGCGACGCCCAGGTTGAAGCACGCCTTGAATCCCGGGACTGGCATCAGCTGCTGAGTCGGGCCGGTGTCAGCCCGGACGAGATTCGCTATGCCTCGGTCGACTGA
- the hflK gene encoding FtsH protease activity modulator HflK, which yields MAWNEPGGNRNDNDPWGSGGRRGGDQGPPDLDEALRKGLDKLNKLLGGKKGGGMSGGSGNGGSSSGFGAVLAILGILIVGYVVYQSFYTVDEQERAVVLRFGKYHTTENPGLRFKVPVIDNVTKVRVTNVRTAESQGQMLTQDENLVSVDLQVQYRVENARDYVLNVRDSNQALAFATDSALRHEVGSAGLDEVLTEGRAALAINVEQRLQNFLQSYGTGLQIVKVNVESTQPPSAVQEAFREVQRAKEDEQRLVEEAETYRNKVVPEARGRAQRMIEEANAYKEEVIEKANGETARFVQLLNVYQRSPSVTRDRMYLDTMQNVFANTSKVLVNTENSNNMMYLPLDRLVGQRSNTDSSSAASSSDVSGSNTDIDQLTDQVLDEIRLRSNNSSVRRGR from the coding sequence ATGGCCTGGAATGAACCGGGTGGTAACCGGAATGACAACGATCCCTGGGGCAGCGGGGGCCGGCGCGGTGGCGACCAGGGGCCACCCGACCTGGACGAAGCGCTGCGCAAGGGGCTGGACAAGCTCAATAAGCTGCTTGGTGGCAAGAAGGGCGGCGGCATGTCCGGCGGTTCCGGCAACGGCGGAAGCAGCAGCGGCTTTGGTGCCGTGCTGGCGATTCTGGGCATCCTGATCGTCGGCTACGTGGTTTACCAGTCGTTCTACACGGTCGACGAGCAGGAGCGGGCTGTTGTGCTGCGCTTCGGCAAGTACCACACCACCGAAAACCCGGGCCTGCGTTTCAAGGTCCCCGTCATTGATAACGTCACCAAAGTCCGCGTCACCAACGTCCGGACAGCCGAATCCCAGGGGCAGATGCTGACCCAGGACGAGAACCTGGTGTCCGTTGACCTGCAGGTCCAGTACCGGGTGGAGAACGCCCGCGATTACGTGCTGAACGTGCGCGATTCCAACCAGGCTCTGGCGTTTGCGACCGACAGTGCCCTGCGCCACGAAGTGGGCAGTGCCGGCCTGGACGAAGTCCTGACCGAGGGGCGTGCCGCTCTGGCGATTAACGTCGAACAACGCCTGCAGAACTTCCTGCAGAGCTACGGTACCGGCCTGCAGATCGTCAAGGTGAACGTCGAGAGCACCCAGCCGCCGTCCGCGGTCCAGGAAGCTTTCCGCGAGGTACAGCGGGCCAAGGAAGACGAGCAACGTCTTGTCGAGGAAGCGGAAACCTACCGCAACAAGGTGGTTCCCGAGGCTCGCGGTCGCGCCCAGCGCATGATCGAGGAGGCCAATGCCTACAAGGAAGAAGTGATCGAGAAGGCCAATGGTGAGACTGCCCGCTTTGTGCAATTGCTGAACGTCTACCAGCGGTCACCTTCGGTCACCCGTGATCGTATGTACCTTGATACCATGCAGAACGTGTTCGCCAATACCAGCAAGGTGCTGGTCAACACCGAGAACAGCAACAACATGATGTACCTGCCGTTGGACCGTCTGGTTGGCCAGCGCAGCAACACTGACAGCAGCAGCGCCGCCAGCTCGTCCGATGTATCCGGTTCCAATACCGATATCGACCAGCTGACTGATCAGGTGCTGGATGAGATCCGGCTGCGTAGCAACAACTCAAGTGTGCGGAGGGGGCGTTAA
- the hflC gene encoding protease modulator HflC, producing the protein MSPKAVLGLAGALIVVLIVSSSVYIIPETHRGVLLRFGELIETDIPAGLHFKVPVIDQVREFDVRVMTNDLPARQYLTIEKKPLDVDSYIAWRIQDVDQYYRATGGDELNAISLLSSRVDNGLRDEFGVRTMHEVVSGQRDELMEKLVTRIDETLIDELGVKVLDIRVKAIELPQSVSENVYRRMRTEREKLAQEFRSRGRELAEGIRADADRQRTVVLAEAYSKAETTRGEGDGEAASIYADAYQADEEFYRFYRSLTAYEKTFTNKDDIMVIDSNSDFMRYMENLQGTGANR; encoded by the coding sequence ATGAGTCCTAAAGCTGTTCTCGGACTGGCCGGCGCGCTGATTGTTGTGCTGATCGTGTCGTCCAGTGTGTACATCATCCCGGAAACCCATCGCGGCGTGCTGCTGCGTTTCGGGGAGCTGATTGAAACCGACATTCCGGCAGGCCTGCACTTCAAGGTGCCGGTGATCGACCAGGTGCGGGAATTCGACGTGCGGGTCATGACCAATGACCTGCCGGCGCGTCAATACCTGACCATCGAGAAAAAACCGCTGGACGTGGATTCCTACATCGCCTGGCGCATCCAGGACGTGGACCAGTACTACCGCGCGACCGGCGGCGATGAGCTGAACGCCATTTCCCTGCTGTCTTCACGGGTCGACAACGGCCTGCGTGACGAGTTCGGTGTGCGTACGATGCACGAAGTGGTGTCCGGCCAGCGTGATGAGCTGATGGAGAAGCTGGTCACCCGCATCGACGAGACCCTGATCGACGAACTGGGCGTCAAGGTTCTGGACATTCGGGTCAAGGCCATCGAGCTGCCGCAGTCGGTCAGCGAAAACGTCTACCGCCGCATGCGCACCGAGCGCGAGAAGCTGGCGCAGGAGTTCCGCTCCCGCGGTCGCGAGCTGGCCGAAGGCATCCGCGCCGACGCCGACCGCCAGCGTACCGTGGTGCTGGCGGAGGCCTATTCCAAGGCGGAAACCACTCGTGGTGAAGGCGATGGCGAGGCGGCGAGCATCTACGCCGATGCCTATCAGGCGGACGAAGAGTTCTACCGTTTCTATCGCAGCCTGACGGCCTACGAGAAGACGTTTACCAACAAGGATGACATCATGGTCATCGACTCCAACAGCGATTTCATGCGCTATATGGAGAACCTGCAGGGTACCGGGGCTAACCGGTAA
- a CDS encoding ATP phosphoribosyltransferase regulatory subunit yields MTASDRWLLPDGVEDILPPLAGRIESLRRELMDTYQRWGFQLVIPPLIEYLESLFTGTGNDLALQTFKLTDQLTGRMMGVRADMTPQAARIDAHTLRQDGVTRLCYAGHVLHTRPQHMLTGRTPIQAGCELFGSATAAADEEVIRLMLETLRIAGIPKVHLDLAHVAIYQSLISDADLDRDTERAIFDAMRRKSIPELDELLGDSQGGTPAARLRALARLSGGVEVLDEARTVLSGASEAVLHALDELTRMADALAAAFPEVELGFDFCELRGYNYHTGLVFAAYAPGHGQAVAQGGRYDAIGRDFGRPRPATGFSADVRALVALGQRADRGERDVIWAPVSDDPELATAVAELRRTETVLQALPDDSDASPAARGCRRQLVKRDGQWVVESLNG; encoded by the coding sequence ATGACAGCATCCGACCGCTGGTTACTGCCTGATGGTGTGGAGGATATCCTGCCGCCACTGGCGGGCAGAATCGAATCCCTGCGTCGAGAGCTCATGGATACGTACCAGCGCTGGGGTTTCCAGCTGGTCATCCCGCCTCTGATCGAGTATCTCGAATCCCTCTTCACCGGAACCGGCAACGACCTGGCCCTCCAGACCTTCAAACTGACGGATCAACTGACCGGGCGTATGATGGGTGTACGTGCCGATATGACGCCCCAGGCTGCGCGTATTGATGCGCATACCCTGCGTCAGGACGGCGTGACACGCTTATGCTATGCCGGGCATGTCCTGCACACGCGTCCGCAGCACATGCTGACCGGTCGCACGCCAATCCAGGCCGGTTGTGAATTGTTCGGCAGTGCCACGGCCGCGGCGGACGAAGAAGTCATCCGCCTGATGCTGGAGACCTTGCGTATTGCGGGTATTCCGAAGGTACACCTGGATCTGGCGCACGTGGCGATCTATCAGTCACTGATTTCCGATGCGGATCTGGACCGGGACACCGAACGTGCCATTTTCGACGCCATGCGTCGCAAGTCCATTCCTGAGCTGGACGAGCTGTTGGGCGATAGCCAGGGCGGCACGCCGGCGGCTCGCTTGCGCGCCCTGGCCCGGCTGAGTGGCGGCGTTGAGGTGCTGGACGAGGCGCGGACGGTGCTGAGCGGTGCCTCCGAGGCAGTCCTGCACGCGCTGGATGAGTTGACTCGTATGGCCGATGCGCTGGCAGCTGCGTTCCCGGAAGTCGAATTGGGCTTCGATTTCTGTGAACTGCGGGGATACAACTATCACACCGGGCTGGTGTTCGCGGCCTACGCGCCGGGGCACGGTCAGGCGGTGGCCCAGGGCGGGCGTTATGACGCCATCGGCCGCGATTTCGGCCGGCCGCGCCCGGCTACCGGCTTCAGTGCCGACGTCCGGGCCCTTGTGGCCTTGGGGCAGCGTGCCGATCGGGGCGAGCGCGACGTGATCTGGGCACCGGTCAGCGACGATCCGGAGCTTGCCACGGCAGTCGCCGAGTTGCGCCGGACCGAGACAGTGCTGCAGGCGCTGCCGGACGATTCAGACGCGTCTCCGGCAGCCCGTGGCTGTCGCCGACAGTTGGTAAAACGTGACGGCCAGTGGGTCGTCGAGTCTTTAAACGGATAA
- a CDS encoding adenylosuccinate synthase → MGKNVVVLGTQWGDEGKGKIVDLLTDQAAAVARFQGGHNAGHTLVIEGKKTALHLIPSGILREHVTCLIGNGVVLSPEALLKEVRELEDSGVDVRSRLRVSLACPLILPTHIRIDLAREKARGNDKIGTTGRGIGPAYEDKVSRRGLRVGDLCDPAKFEAKLREIMKFHNFVLTEYYGEEPVDVDQALQDQLRMGEEILPMAADVTDILHDLRKKGEHIMFEGAQGSLLDIDLGTYPYVTSSNTTAGGTATGSGFGPLFLDYVLGITKAYTTRVGAGPFPTELFDDFGRHLAEKGNEFGTTTGRARRCGWFDAVALRHAIQINSVSGICLTKLDVLDGLDTVKVCVGYKTPNGEIQRPPIGCDDFAGIEAVYEELPGWKESTVGLTSLDQLPENAKAYIRFLEQQIEAPIDIISTGPDRVETIVMRHPFGDN, encoded by the coding sequence ATGGGTAAGAACGTCGTCGTACTCGGCACCCAGTGGGGTGATGAAGGCAAGGGCAAGATCGTGGACCTGCTCACGGACCAGGCGGCCGCGGTGGCCCGCTTCCAGGGCGGACACAATGCCGGCCACACGCTGGTCATCGAAGGCAAGAAGACGGCACTGCACCTGATTCCTTCCGGTATCCTGCGCGAACACGTCACCTGCCTGATCGGCAACGGCGTGGTGCTGTCGCCGGAAGCGCTGCTCAAGGAAGTTCGCGAGCTGGAAGACAGCGGTGTCGACGTACGCAGCCGGTTGCGCGTGAGTCTGGCGTGTCCGCTGATCCTGCCGACCCATATCCGCATTGACCTGGCTCGTGAAAAAGCCCGCGGTAACGACAAGATCGGCACCACTGGGCGTGGTATCGGGCCGGCCTACGAAGACAAGGTGTCCCGCCGTGGTCTGCGCGTCGGCGACCTGTGTGATCCGGCCAAGTTTGAAGCCAAATTGCGCGAGATCATGAAGTTCCATAACTTCGTGCTGACCGAATACTACGGCGAGGAGCCGGTGGACGTGGACCAGGCCCTGCAGGACCAGCTCAGGATGGGCGAGGAAATCCTGCCGATGGCCGCCGATGTCACCGATATCCTGCACGACCTGCGCAAGAAGGGTGAGCACATCATGTTCGAGGGCGCCCAGGGCTCCCTGCTGGACATTGATCTCGGCACCTACCCGTATGTCACTTCATCCAATACCACCGCGGGCGGTACCGCCACCGGCAGTGGTTTCGGTCCGCTGTTCCTGGACTACGTCCTGGGGATCACCAAGGCCTACACCACCCGCGTTGGTGCCGGCCCGTTCCCGACCGAGCTGTTCGACGACTTCGGTCGTCACCTGGCGGAGAAGGGCAACGAGTTTGGCACCACCACCGGTCGCGCCCGTCGCTGTGGCTGGTTCGATGCCGTGGCCCTGCGCCATGCTATCCAGATTAACAGCGTGTCCGGCATCTGCCTGACCAAGCTGGACGTGCTCGATGGCCTGGACACCGTCAAGGTGTGCGTCGGCTACAAGACCCCGAACGGCGAGATCCAGCGTCCGCCCATCGGCTGCGACGACTTTGCCGGTATTGAGGCGGTCTACGAGGAGCTGCCGGGCTGGAAGGAGAGCACTGTTGGGCTGACCAGCCTTGACCAGCTGCCGGAGAACGCCAAGGCCTACATCCGCTTCCTGGAACAGCAGATTGAGGCGCCCATCGACATCATCTCCACCGGTCCGGACCGCGTTGAGACCATCGTGATGCGTCATCCGTTCGGCGATAACTAA
- the cmoB gene encoding tRNA 5-methoxyuridine(34)/uridine 5-oxyacetic acid(34) synthase CmoB yields MFDWKHRFQPLLADLESGGQEDWANRIADQLHRRFETNPHGDLARWNDALSQLPVLHNVEADLNAPAVTLKTDGPLNPTQQKDLEAGLRGLMPWRKGPFDFFSVGIDTEWRSDWKWDRVAPYLSNLEGRRVLDVGCGSGYHCWRMAGEGAEQVIGVDPGLLFLMQFFSVKNYLEAADVHMLPARLEDLPGKLEYFDTTFSMGVLYHRRAPLDHLVELRDTLRPNGELVLETLVVDGPEGYSLMPEDRYGMMRNVWFLPSCDTLLRWLDRTGFRDARVVDVTVTTTDEQRSTDWMRFQSLQDFLDPDDPSLTVEGYPGPKRATIVARKG; encoded by the coding sequence GTGTTTGACTGGAAACATCGCTTTCAGCCTCTGCTTGCCGACCTGGAATCCGGCGGCCAGGAGGACTGGGCCAACCGCATTGCCGATCAACTGCACCGACGCTTCGAGACCAACCCTCACGGCGATCTGGCACGCTGGAACGACGCGTTGTCACAGCTGCCGGTCCTGCATAACGTGGAAGCCGACCTCAATGCACCGGCGGTCACACTCAAGACCGACGGGCCATTGAATCCCACCCAGCAGAAGGATCTCGAAGCCGGCTTGCGCGGACTGATGCCCTGGCGTAAGGGGCCCTTCGATTTTTTCAGCGTGGGTATTGATACGGAATGGCGCTCGGACTGGAAGTGGGACCGCGTGGCGCCCTACCTGAGCAACCTGGAAGGCCGCCGGGTGCTGGACGTGGGCTGCGGCTCCGGTTACCACTGCTGGCGCATGGCCGGCGAAGGCGCCGAGCAGGTCATTGGCGTCGACCCCGGACTGCTGTTCCTGATGCAGTTCTTCAGCGTCAAGAACTACCTGGAAGCCGCCGACGTGCACATGCTGCCCGCCCGGCTGGAGGACCTGCCCGGCAAACTGGAATACTTCGACACCACCTTCTCCATGGGCGTGCTCTATCACCGCCGCGCTCCCCTGGATCACCTGGTGGAGCTGCGCGATACGCTGCGCCCGAACGGCGAGCTGGTGCTGGAAACCCTGGTGGTGGACGGCCCGGAAGGTTACAGCCTGATGCCGGAGGATCGTTACGGAATGATGCGCAATGTCTGGTTCCTGCCCAGTTGCGACACCTTGTTGCGCTGGCTGGATCGCACCGGTTTCCGCGACGCCCGGGTGGTGGATGTCACTGTCACCACGACCGACGAGCAGCGCTCAACCGACTGGATGCGTTTCCAGTCACTGCAGGATTTCCTCGACCCGGACGACCCCAGCCTGACAGTGGAAGGGTACCCGGGACCCAAGCGCGCTACCATCGTCGCCCGCAAGGGTTAG
- the cmoA gene encoding carboxy-S-adenosyl-L-methionine synthase CmoA, with product MSKSDQPEQKPLFETDRIYTDARSEGGDFRFDAAVARVFPDMIRRSVPGYTTIIPMIGIITERFAQDDSHCYDLGCSLGASTLAMRHGVGDRRCRVIGVDNSADMIERGQHFIALDDHPAPVDLRCEDILESELENASVTTLNFTLQFVEPERRPALLQRIANATRPGGALILSEKIRFEMDWEQALQTDLHHDFKRANGYSDLEISQKRTAIEQVLIPETITTHRERLLDAGFDRVTLWYQCFNFVSLLALKAP from the coding sequence ATGAGTAAGTCAGACCAGCCGGAGCAAAAACCGCTGTTCGAAACCGACCGCATCTATACCGACGCCCGCTCCGAGGGCGGCGACTTCCGCTTTGATGCCGCCGTGGCGCGGGTTTTTCCCGACATGATCCGGCGCTCGGTGCCCGGCTACACGACGATCATCCCGATGATCGGCATCATCACCGAGCGCTTCGCCCAGGACGACAGCCACTGTTACGACCTGGGCTGCTCGCTGGGCGCCTCCACGCTGGCCATGCGCCACGGCGTCGGCGATCGCCGCTGCCGCGTGATCGGGGTCGACAACTCCGCCGACATGATTGAGCGCGGGCAGCACTTCATCGCCCTGGATGACCACCCCGCGCCGGTGGACCTGCGCTGCGAGGACATTCTTGAGAGCGAGCTGGAAAACGCCTCGGTCACCACTCTCAACTTCACCTTGCAGTTCGTCGAGCCAGAGCGACGCCCGGCCCTGCTGCAACGCATCGCCAACGCCACGCGCCCCGGCGGCGCCCTGATCCTGTCGGAGAAAATCCGCTTCGAGATGGACTGGGAACAGGCCCTGCAAACGGACCTGCACCACGACTTCAAGCGCGCCAACGGCTACTCCGACCTGGAAATCAGCCAGAAACGCACGGCCATCGAGCAGGTGCTGATTCCAGAGACCATCACCACGCACCGCGAACGCCTGTTGGACGCCGGTTTCGACCGGGTCACCCTCTGGTATCAATGCTTCAATTTCGTGTCCCTGCTGGCGCTCAAGGCGCCCTGA
- a CDS encoding kinase yields the protein MPADERRFSIRALLVVAALSILGTVLALEFSGRIVHSDDKARVPVGEFEAIYVGPREDYRMSPKPSQLHAECHGGYLAVASDTDATLKGVLVDYRNRGIHCNPAPRPDTPAKETGTAAGNSDE from the coding sequence ATGCCCGCCGACGAACGCCGCTTCAGCATTCGTGCACTGCTGGTCGTCGCGGCTCTATCCATCCTCGGGACCGTGCTGGCGCTGGAGTTCAGCGGCCGGATCGTGCACAGCGACGACAAGGCGCGGGTGCCGGTGGGCGAATTCGAGGCGATCTACGTGGGCCCCAGGGAGGACTACCGCATGTCGCCCAAACCGTCTCAGCTGCACGCCGAATGTCACGGCGGCTACCTGGCCGTGGCCTCGGACACCGACGCAACCCTCAAAGGCGTCCTGGTGGATTACAGGAATCGCGGCATTCACTGCAATCCCGCGCCGCGCCCGGACACCCCAGCCAAGGAGACCGGCACCGCCGCCGGAAACAGCGATGAGTAA
- a CDS encoding serine/threonine protein kinase, whose amino-acid sequence MSDSGSPASGHPYDDLTPDVLLDAMEEAGFWINGRIFPLNSYENRVYQVGVEDAPSVVAKFYRPGRWTRAQIEEEHRFSCELVEAEVPIVAPLELANGKTLAEHNGFLFAVFPQRGGQAPDTSEPDMLWRLGQWLGQLHNVGTRCDFESRPTLDILQGLEEKSAYLTGSGLIPNDLRPAWDSLIPDLMAACRARIDEAGPVDTLRLHGDCHAGNILVRDEQMLFVDMDDCRQGPAIQDLWLLLNGDEREQSLQFGELLEGYETFRDFNRRERFLIEPLRCYRQIGHAAWLARRWDDPAFPKFFPWFGQPRFWSDQILALREQLAALQAPAISLPGAF is encoded by the coding sequence ATGTCTGACAGTGGATCACCTGCATCCGGACACCCCTACGACGACCTGACGCCTGACGTCCTGCTGGACGCCATGGAGGAAGCCGGTTTCTGGATCAACGGCCGGATTTTCCCGCTTAACAGCTACGAAAACCGCGTCTACCAGGTGGGTGTCGAGGACGCCCCCTCGGTGGTGGCCAAGTTCTATCGTCCCGGGCGCTGGACCCGCGCGCAGATCGAGGAAGAACACCGCTTTTCGTGTGAACTGGTCGAAGCGGAGGTGCCGATCGTCGCCCCACTAGAGCTGGCCAACGGCAAGACGCTGGCAGAGCATAACGGCTTCCTCTTCGCCGTGTTCCCGCAGCGGGGCGGACAGGCCCCGGATACCAGCGAACCGGACATGCTCTGGCGTCTGGGCCAGTGGCTGGGCCAACTGCACAATGTAGGCACCCGATGCGACTTCGAGTCACGCCCGACACTGGATATCCTGCAGGGCCTGGAGGAAAAAAGCGCCTATCTGACCGGAAGCGGCCTGATTCCCAACGACCTGCGCCCGGCCTGGGACTCCCTGATTCCCGACCTGATGGCCGCCTGCCGCGCCCGCATTGACGAAGCCGGCCCGGTGGACACGCTGCGCCTGCACGGCGACTGCCACGCCGGCAACATCCTGGTGCGCGACGAGCAGATGCTGTTCGTGGACATGGACGACTGCCGCCAGGGTCCGGCCATCCAGGACCTGTGGCTGCTGCTCAACGGCGACGAACGCGAGCAGTCCCTGCAGTTCGGCGAGCTACTGGAAGGCTACGAAACCTTCCGCGATTTCAACCGTCGGGAACGCTTCCTGATCGAGCCGCTGCGCTGTTACCGCCAGATCGGTCACGCCGCCTGGCTGGCACGCCGCTGGGACGATCCCGCATTCCCGAAATTCTTCCCCTGGTTCGGTCAGCCGCGTTTCTGGTCCGATCAGATCCTCGCCCTGCGCGAGCAGTTGGCCGCGCTCCAGGCGCCGGCCATCAGCCTGCCCGGAGCCTTCTGA